One region of Peribacillus simplex genomic DNA includes:
- a CDS encoding acyltransferase, whose translation MRRTFRYPVEGANSLWHVYKTVPFWKVVKNFVVIQLARYTPFLGMKNWLYRTFLHMKVGKHTSFALMVMPDVMFPEKISVGINTVIGYNTTILAHEYLIHEYRLGDVVIGDEVLIGANSTILPGLSIGNGAIVSAGTLVHKDVPEGAFVGGNPMKIIYTKEEMLERDQQTSL comes from the coding sequence ATGAGACGCACGTTCCGCTATCCAGTTGAAGGGGCAAATTCACTATGGCATGTGTATAAGACCGTTCCATTCTGGAAAGTCGTAAAGAATTTTGTGGTGATACAGCTAGCGCGTTATACGCCTTTTCTGGGTATGAAGAATTGGCTATACAGGACTTTTTTACATATGAAAGTCGGAAAGCATACTTCGTTTGCTTTGATGGTAATGCCGGATGTGATGTTTCCTGAAAAAATATCCGTGGGAATTAATACAGTCATTGGCTATAATACGACCATTCTCGCTCATGAATATTTGATTCATGAATATCGTTTAGGAGATGTAGTCATTGGGGATGAGGTATTGATTGGAGCCAATTCGACCATTCTTCCAGGGCTTTCAATTGGTAATGGAGCGATTGTTTCTGCAGGGACGCTTGTCCATAAGGATGTTCCAGAGGGAGCTTTCGTCGGGGGAAATCCAATGAAAATCATATATACGAAAGAGGAAATGCTTGAGAGGGATCAGCAAACTTCTTTATGA
- the ppaX gene encoding pyrophosphatase PpaX, which translates to MNGKITTLLFDLDGTLINTNELIIASFTETLNHFCPGKFNREDIITFIGPTLVDTFSSIDPKRVDEMIAFYREHNWKNHDLLVTQFDGVFETVQTLKQSGYKLAVVTTKKRDVVEKGLRLSKLDQFFEVVVTLDEVEKAKPDPEPLEKALSQLGSVPEEAIMIGDSYHDILGGKNTGTKTAGVSWSIKGREFLESYHPDYMLEQMADLLNIVEVEKLMEDRK; encoded by the coding sequence ATGAACGGTAAAATAACTACATTATTATTCGATCTTGATGGGACGTTGATCAATACAAATGAATTGATCATCGCCTCTTTTACAGAAACTTTAAATCATTTTTGTCCTGGAAAGTTCAATCGGGAAGATATCATTACATTCATCGGCCCGACTTTGGTTGATACTTTTTCGTCCATTGATCCAAAACGAGTGGATGAAATGATCGCTTTCTATCGGGAGCATAATTGGAAGAACCATGATTTGCTTGTCACACAATTTGACGGGGTATTCGAAACGGTTCAAACATTGAAGCAGAGCGGCTATAAATTGGCGGTCGTTACGACAAAGAAGCGTGATGTCGTCGAAAAGGGCCTGAGATTAAGCAAACTGGATCAGTTCTTTGAAGTGGTGGTCACGCTGGATGAGGTTGAAAAAGCAAAGCCGGACCCAGAGCCTTTGGAAAAAGCTTTAAGTCAACTCGGTTCGGTTCCTGAGGAAGCGATCATGATTGGTGACAGTTATCATGATATTTTGGGCGGGAAAAACACAGGGACAAAAACGGCAGGGGTCTCATGGTCCATTAAAGGCCGTGAATTTTTGGAAAGTTACCATCCTGACTATATGCTTGAGCAGATGGCAGATTTATTGAATATCGTTGAGGTTGAAAAGCTCATGGAGGATAGAAAATGA
- a CDS encoding nucleoside recognition domain-containing protein, which yields MIVDSVKKGLLSGLNTTWSLGKVIFPVTLIVTVLQYTPVLPFIINLIAPLMNLIGLPGEAAIPLVLGNFLNLYAAIAGILTLDLTVKEVFIIAMMLSFSHNLLIESGVAMKTGVKLWIILTVRIGLALLSAIVINFVWQGGSEMAHGVAIGETVEITGAGAILLHGVIQALSGIAQLAVIVIPLMVVVQIMKDLKWLEAFSKALAPFMKVLGMKPNASMPFVTGLTLGLAYGAGVMIQAAKEDNVSKKDMTIAFIFLVACHAVVEDTLIFIPLGIPVLPLLFIRLLTAIVLTMAVAYIWNQTDRVQRKGAVYER from the coding sequence GTGATAGTGGATTCGGTTAAAAAGGGACTTCTATCTGGCTTGAATACAACTTGGTCTTTAGGAAAAGTCATATTTCCAGTTACTCTGATCGTCACTGTGCTTCAATATACGCCTGTATTACCATTTATCATCAACTTGATAGCTCCTTTAATGAATCTCATCGGTCTTCCAGGGGAAGCGGCCATTCCGCTTGTGTTAGGGAATTTCCTGAATTTGTATGCAGCGATAGCGGGCATATTAACGCTTGATTTGACTGTTAAAGAAGTTTTCATTATCGCTATGATGCTATCTTTTTCACATAATTTATTGATCGAGTCAGGTGTGGCGATGAAAACCGGTGTCAAGCTGTGGATTATATTAACAGTAAGGATCGGGCTCGCGCTGTTGTCAGCAATCGTCATCAATTTTGTTTGGCAGGGCGGATCTGAAATGGCCCATGGAGTGGCTATCGGGGAGACTGTTGAGATTACCGGAGCGGGTGCAATCCTTTTACATGGGGTCATCCAGGCCCTTTCCGGAATCGCCCAGCTGGCGGTCATCGTTATTCCGCTAATGGTAGTGGTTCAAATCATGAAAGATTTGAAATGGCTGGAAGCCTTCTCAAAAGCCCTTGCTCCATTTATGAAGGTCCTGGGGATGAAGCCGAATGCTTCGATGCCTTTCGTGACAGGTTTGACTCTTGGTTTGGCATATGGGGCAGGCGTAATGATTCAAGCAGCAAAAGAAGATAATGTCTCGAAGAAGGATATGACGATTGCATTCATCTTTTTAGTTGCCTGTCATGCAGTTGTAGAAGACACACTGATTTTCATTCCACTGGGGATTCCGGTCTTGCCGTTGTTATTTATTCGCTTACTCACGGCTATTGTTCTAACGATGGCCGTTGCGTATATTTGGAATCAGACTGACAGAGTACAGAGAAAGGGAGCTGTATATGAACGGTAA
- the lgt gene encoding prolipoprotein diacylglyceryl transferase, whose translation MEQGIQPLNPIAIDLGPIQVHWYGLIIGFGVLLGLIIALRESERRGLDKEIFTDMILFAVPIAIICARIYYVIFQWEYYSQNPGDIIKIWNGGIAIHGALIGAVLTAIIFAKVKKVSFWKLADIAAPSLLLGQAIGRWGNFMNQEAHGGEISRSFLENMHLPDFIINQMYINGTYYHPTFLYESIWNIVGVIILLSLRKVNLRRGELFLTYVIWYSIGRFYIEGMRTDSLMLTESLRIAQVISIVLIVVAVVLVVYRRVSGQAVKRYLDE comes from the coding sequence ATGGAACAAGGAATACAGCCACTGAATCCAATAGCAATTGATCTAGGCCCTATCCAGGTACATTGGTATGGACTAATCATCGGTTTTGGTGTATTACTGGGTCTTATCATTGCTTTAAGGGAATCTGAGCGAAGAGGTCTTGATAAGGAAATATTCACTGATATGATTTTGTTTGCCGTCCCAATCGCGATCATTTGTGCCCGTATATATTATGTCATCTTCCAATGGGAGTACTATTCACAAAACCCAGGGGATATCATAAAAATATGGAATGGCGGAATCGCCATACACGGTGCATTGATTGGAGCGGTGTTAACTGCCATAATTTTTGCCAAGGTCAAGAAAGTCTCATTTTGGAAGCTGGCGGATATTGCTGCACCGAGCTTATTGTTGGGGCAGGCAATTGGCCGTTGGGGGAATTTCATGAATCAGGAAGCACATGGGGGAGAAATATCAAGGTCATTCCTGGAAAATATGCATTTGCCTGATTTCATCATTAATCAAATGTACATAAACGGTACATATTATCACCCAACCTTTTTGTACGAATCGATTTGGAATATCGTCGGTGTAATCATCCTCTTAAGTTTACGGAAAGTGAACTTGCGCAGGGGTGAACTATTTTTAACCTATGTGATATGGTATTCCATCGGCCGTTTTTACATTGAAGGTATGCGGACGGATAGTTTGATGCTGACGGAATCACTGCGGATCGCACAAGTGATCTCGATTGTGTTAATAGTTGTAGCCGTTGTTTTAGTGGTCTATAGAAGGGTTAGTGGGCAAGCAGTCAAAAGATATTTAGATGAATAG